One segment of Nocardia farcinica DNA contains the following:
- a CDS encoding CDGSH iron-sulfur domain-containing protein, whose product MTDRRVVRAEPERRRITYTDDGPALVEGPVELVSPAGEVITCDRFLVALCMCRRSKTYPLCDTSHRKRVRPAPE is encoded by the coding sequence GTGACGGATCGCCGGGTGGTCCGCGCGGAACCGGAGCGGCGGCGCATCACCTACACCGACGACGGCCCCGCGCTGGTGGAAGGACCGGTCGAACTGGTCTCGCCCGCGGGCGAGGTGATCACCTGCGACCGCTTCCTGGTCGCCCTGTGCATGTGCCGTCGCAGCAAGACCTATCCGCTGTGCGACACCAGCCACCGCAAACGGGTACGGCCGGCGCCGGAGTGA